In a genomic window of Microbacterium amylolyticum:
- a CDS encoding ABC transporter permease, with the protein MSSQALQQTLPRTARTAPIPFARVILVELRKQTDTRAGFGLLAAITILTGIGVVTQLWILEPPALTWENFAAGASIGWGLLLPLIGILAVTGEWSQRSALTTFSLEPRRARVSMAKLVSSLLLGAAMFLATYAIAAIVNVVGIFAFDGDGSWRLDANLLAVMAATLIIYVSMGVAFGMLFLNTPLAIVSYLVLPNVFTFLMLFDGLREAVQWIDVASALMPMLEGTMVGLDWAHLATAVSLWVVLPFVAGLWRVSRREVA; encoded by the coding sequence ATGAGTTCTCAGGCCCTGCAACAGACGCTGCCTCGAACGGCCCGCACAGCGCCGATTCCCTTCGCGCGCGTGATCCTGGTTGAACTGCGAAAGCAGACGGATACGCGAGCGGGATTCGGGCTGTTGGCGGCGATCACCATTCTCACGGGCATTGGCGTTGTGACGCAGCTCTGGATCCTGGAGCCGCCGGCGCTTACCTGGGAGAACTTCGCCGCGGGCGCCTCAATCGGATGGGGGTTGTTGCTCCCGCTCATCGGTATCCTCGCCGTGACGGGAGAGTGGTCTCAGCGCTCCGCCCTGACCACGTTCTCCCTCGAACCGCGCCGCGCGCGCGTGAGCATGGCAAAGCTCGTGTCCTCCTTGCTGCTGGGCGCCGCGATGTTCCTCGCCACGTATGCGATCGCGGCGATCGTGAACGTCGTCGGAATCTTCGCCTTCGACGGGGACGGATCCTGGCGCCTCGATGCAAACCTTCTCGCCGTCATGGCGGCCACCCTCATCATTTACGTGTCGATGGGTGTTGCTTTCGGCATGCTCTTTCTGAACACGCCGTTGGCGATCGTTTCCTACCTCGTGCTTCCGAACGTTTTCACCTTCCTGATGCTGTTCGACGGCCTGCGTGAGGCCGTGCAGTGGATCGATGTCGCCTCCGCTCTGATGCCGATGCTCGAGGGCACGATGGTGGGCCTGGACTGGGCGCACCTGGCGACCGCGGTGTCCCTGTGGGTGGTTCTCCCGTTCGTCGCCGGTCTATGGCGCGTGAGCAGGCGCGAGGTCGCGTAG
- a CDS encoding XRE family transcriptional regulator, which produces MTLLDDETDDSADALAVGRRIRTLRRAQGMKLSDLAERVGRAQSQLSMIENGKREPRLSMLGAIARALGVPTDELLTPAELDERGELELALEREMRSPRMREVGIEPFRIPKGMPDEALRAMLALAGEIDRLRDERQATPEEARRANLELRRLMRRQGNFFPQLEKTAHELLARIDHTGGPLTQRAASDLAAHLGFTLHYARDLPQSTRSVVDLKNGRVYLSTRSSSDPRAPMLQALASRVLGHSEPRDYAEFLRQRVEQNYLAGALLIPEAGAVESLIDAKKRRAISIEDLRDAYAVSYETAAHRFTNLATRHLDIPVHFLKVHESGTITKAYENDDVNFPTDRIGSIEGQLCCRKWTSRVVFDIEDRFNPYFQYTDTGGGTFWCTARVEYSSQGAHSVSVGVRFDDTRWFVGRDTSNRGVSRHADEVCCRRPPEELSSRWRDGAWPNVATPRTLLATLPTGSFPGVDTTDVYEFLDAHAPR; this is translated from the coding sequence ATGACGTTGCTCGACGATGAGACCGACGACTCGGCTGATGCCCTTGCCGTTGGCCGCCGAATCCGCACTCTGCGCCGCGCGCAGGGCATGAAGCTCTCCGACCTCGCGGAGCGCGTTGGCCGCGCGCAGAGCCAACTCTCGATGATCGAGAACGGCAAGAGGGAGCCACGGCTGTCGATGCTCGGGGCGATTGCCAGAGCGCTTGGCGTTCCCACCGATGAGCTCCTCACCCCCGCAGAACTTGACGAGCGCGGTGAACTTGAGCTCGCTCTTGAGCGTGAGATGCGCTCGCCGCGGATGCGGGAGGTGGGCATCGAGCCGTTCCGGATTCCGAAGGGGATGCCGGATGAGGCGCTCAGAGCGATGCTCGCTCTGGCTGGCGAAATCGATCGTCTCCGCGATGAGCGTCAGGCGACGCCGGAGGAGGCTCGGCGAGCGAACCTCGAGTTGCGACGGCTGATGCGGCGACAGGGGAACTTCTTCCCGCAGCTGGAGAAGACGGCGCACGAGCTGCTGGCTCGCATCGATCACACGGGAGGTCCGCTGACGCAGCGCGCTGCCAGTGATCTCGCTGCTCACCTCGGTTTTACCCTGCATTACGCGCGTGATCTGCCGCAGTCGACGCGGAGCGTCGTCGACCTCAAAAATGGCCGCGTGTACCTGTCTACGCGGTCGTCGAGTGACCCCCGTGCTCCCATGCTGCAGGCTCTCGCCAGCCGAGTGCTCGGGCACTCGGAGCCGCGAGACTATGCGGAATTCCTCCGCCAGCGCGTTGAGCAGAATTATCTTGCCGGGGCACTCCTCATCCCGGAAGCGGGGGCGGTTGAATCGCTCATCGATGCCAAGAAGCGCCGGGCGATTTCGATCGAAGACCTCCGTGACGCCTACGCGGTCTCCTACGAGACGGCAGCGCATCGCTTCACGAACCTCGCAACGCGGCACCTGGACATTCCGGTTCACTTTCTCAAGGTGCATGAGTCGGGCACGATCACCAAGGCGTATGAGAACGACGATGTGAACTTTCCCACCGACAGAATTGGGTCGATCGAGGGTCAGCTGTGCTGTCGTAAGTGGACAAGTCGCGTTGTCTTCGACATTGAGGATCGCTTTAACCCGTACTTCCAGTACACCGATACCGGCGGCGGAACGTTCTGGTGCACGGCGCGCGTGGAGTACTCCAGTCAGGGCGCGCACTCCGTGAGCGTTGGTGTGCGCTTTGACGACACCCGGTGGTTCGTCGGACGCGATACGAGCAACCGCGGCGTCTCGCGTCACGCGGATGAAGTGTGCTGTCGTCGCCCGCCGGAAGAGCTGTCGTCGCGGTGGCGAGACGGGGCGTGGCCGAATGTTGCCACCCCGCGCACGCTTTTGGCGACGCTGCCGACGGGGTCGTTCCCCGGCGTTGATACGACTGACGTTTACGAGTTCCTCGACGCTCACGCGCCGCGCTAA
- a CDS encoding sensor histidine kinase encodes MSADGGASSTRPVEELTGEKLRWWSSLWRYAVVIFGAVMTFSVSTYLLLEVPAIESGESWRTVLPFIDLVFGAAAITLLPLRRRYPAGIAVVTGAMIAVSPAAGAGATMALISLATHGRLIPLIVVGLVWTAAGSVHNITLAPEGWVIPGALWTTPLSWLISAVATAAIGLYIGAHRALIRSLHERALVADHERELVARAAEADERTRIAREMHDVLAHRISLVAMHAGALAYRDDLTRGETRETAGVIQRNASHALTELRGILGVLRATDGSGVEPPQPTLSQLHALIDDAGPDVTLHAPALNDLPETISRTAYRVVQEALTNARKHAAGSPVVVRIDGKSGGILTIDVTNAPAPDAPRGEGTGMGLAGLAERVVLAGGTIEHGETSSGGFRVRALLPWETEGDE; translated from the coding sequence GTGAGCGCCGACGGCGGTGCTTCGTCCACACGCCCCGTTGAGGAGTTGACGGGCGAGAAGCTGCGATGGTGGTCGAGCCTGTGGCGCTATGCGGTCGTCATCTTCGGGGCCGTCATGACGTTCTCCGTCTCGACCTACCTCCTTCTCGAGGTTCCCGCCATCGAAAGCGGCGAGTCGTGGCGGACAGTACTCCCTTTCATCGACCTGGTTTTCGGCGCCGCCGCGATCACGCTGTTGCCCCTTCGTCGCCGATACCCCGCCGGAATCGCCGTGGTCACGGGTGCCATGATCGCCGTGTCACCCGCGGCGGGTGCCGGGGCAACCATGGCGCTGATCTCGCTCGCCACGCACGGGAGGCTCATCCCGTTGATCGTGGTCGGTCTCGTGTGGACGGCCGCGGGGTCGGTGCACAACATCACCCTCGCCCCGGAGGGATGGGTGATCCCGGGAGCCCTGTGGACAACGCCCCTCAGCTGGCTGATCTCCGCCGTAGCCACGGCCGCCATCGGGCTGTACATCGGGGCACACCGCGCTCTGATTCGATCACTGCACGAACGCGCTCTCGTCGCAGATCATGAAAGAGAGCTCGTCGCGCGGGCCGCTGAGGCCGATGAGCGCACGCGGATCGCGCGCGAAATGCACGACGTTCTCGCGCACCGCATTTCGCTCGTCGCCATGCACGCGGGTGCCCTCGCCTACCGCGATGATCTGACCCGAGGCGAAACGCGCGAAACCGCCGGCGTGATTCAGCGCAATGCCAGCCACGCACTCACGGAACTTCGCGGGATTCTGGGTGTGCTGCGGGCGACCGACGGATCAGGGGTGGAGCCTCCGCAGCCCACCCTGTCTCAGCTGCATGCGCTCATCGATGACGCCGGCCCCGACGTGACTCTTCACGCTCCGGCCCTCAACGATCTCCCCGAGACAATCTCCCGCACCGCGTATCGTGTGGTCCAGGAAGCGCTGACAAATGCCAGAAAGCACGCGGCAGGGTCCCCTGTGGTCGTCAGAATCGATGGAAAGTCGGGCGGGATTCTGACGATCGATGTGACGAATGCCCCGGCGCCCGATGCCCCGCGTGGTGAGGGGACGGGAATGGGTCTTGCCGGGCTGGCCGAACGCGTGGTCCTTGCCGGTGGCACGATCGAACACGGAGAGACATCCTCCGGAGGCTTCCGAGTCAGAGCGCTTCTGCCGTGGGAAACGGAGGGTGACGAATGA
- the phnN gene encoding phosphonate metabolism protein/1,5-bisphosphokinase (PRPP-forming) PhnN, protein MTHHHSGGGVFVAITGPSGCGKDAVMRAVSDTIGDNGESGIVFPRRVITRAPEPGEDHEAVAEEEFRRREQSGAFALTWRAHGLAYGIPVCVADQVDQGRIAVVNTSRAVLDDVRSAFPVARAVRVTAPTSVCRDRIFARGRENADAAERRLAREDPAPHHPFDLVIENTGTLDDAAERLSAFLLSLRGEGVSHT, encoded by the coding sequence ATGACACATCATCACTCGGGCGGCGGCGTTTTCGTCGCGATCACGGGGCCCAGCGGATGCGGCAAGGACGCCGTGATGCGCGCAGTCTCTGACACGATCGGCGATAACGGCGAGAGCGGAATCGTCTTTCCTCGCCGCGTGATCACCCGGGCTCCCGAGCCGGGCGAAGACCACGAAGCGGTTGCCGAGGAGGAGTTCCGGCGACGCGAACAGTCGGGCGCTTTTGCCCTCACCTGGCGCGCCCACGGACTCGCCTATGGCATTCCGGTCTGCGTCGCGGACCAGGTGGATCAGGGACGAATCGCCGTGGTGAACACCTCGCGCGCTGTGCTCGACGATGTGCGCAGCGCCTTTCCGGTGGCGCGCGCCGTTCGCGTGACGGCTCCCACGTCTGTGTGCCGCGATCGGATTTTCGCTCGTGGTCGAGAGAACGCCGATGCGGCGGAGCGGCGCTTGGCGCGAGAAGACCCTGCCCCGCACCATCCGTTCGATCTGGTCATCGAGAACACGGGAACGCTGGATGACGCAGCCGAGCGGCTCAGCGCCTTCCTGCTGTCACTTCGCGGCGAGGGCGTGTCTCACACGTGA
- the aceA gene encoding isocitrate lyase, producing the protein MTSTTHRPGDQVQTAEELQLEWDANPRWNGIRRDYTTEDVVRLRGTVREEPTLARRGAELLWERLGSDEYIRALGALTGNQAVQQVRAGLKAIYLSGWQVAADANLSGQTYPDQSLYPANSVPAVVRRINNALLRQDQLEAAEGQVTRDWLAPIVADAEAGFGGPLNAYELAHGMISAGAAGIHWEDQLASEKKCGHLGGKVLVPTSQHIRTLNAARLAADVAGVPTVQIARTDALAADLMTSDIDDRDREFTTGQRTSEGFYRVKNGIDPVIARGLAYAPYADLIWVETGTPDIELAREFATALHAEFPGKMLAYNCSPSFNWSAALNEKQIATFQQELADLGYRFQFITLAGFHALNHSMYQLATGYAERAMTAYVELQDAEFAAEAHGYTATKHQREVGTGYFDHVSTALNPEASTLALVGSTEAEQFH; encoded by the coding sequence ATGACCTCCACCACTCACCGCCCCGGAGACCAGGTGCAGACCGCAGAAGAGCTGCAGCTTGAGTGGGACGCGAACCCCCGCTGGAACGGCATCCGACGCGACTACACGACAGAGGATGTTGTCCGTCTCCGCGGCACGGTTCGTGAAGAGCCGACGCTGGCCCGCCGCGGCGCCGAGCTGCTCTGGGAACGCCTCGGCAGCGACGAGTACATCCGCGCTCTCGGTGCCCTCACCGGCAATCAGGCCGTTCAGCAGGTGCGGGCCGGTCTCAAGGCCATCTACCTCTCCGGGTGGCAGGTCGCCGCCGACGCGAACCTGTCGGGCCAGACCTACCCCGACCAGTCACTGTATCCCGCGAACTCCGTTCCCGCCGTTGTGCGCCGCATCAACAACGCACTCCTGCGCCAGGACCAGCTCGAGGCCGCAGAGGGACAGGTGACCCGCGACTGGCTGGCACCGATCGTTGCCGATGCAGAAGCCGGCTTCGGCGGGCCGCTCAACGCGTATGAACTCGCTCACGGCATGATCTCGGCGGGCGCGGCCGGTATCCACTGGGAGGACCAGTTGGCGAGTGAGAAGAAGTGCGGCCACCTCGGCGGCAAGGTCCTCGTTCCCACCTCCCAGCACATCCGCACCCTCAACGCGGCTCGACTCGCAGCGGACGTTGCCGGCGTCCCCACCGTGCAGATCGCCCGAACCGACGCCCTCGCCGCTGATCTCATGACGAGCGACATCGACGATCGCGACCGCGAATTCACGACCGGACAGCGCACAAGCGAAGGCTTCTACCGGGTGAAGAACGGCATCGACCCCGTTATCGCCCGCGGGCTCGCCTACGCCCCGTACGCAGACCTGATCTGGGTCGAAACAGGAACTCCCGATATCGAGCTGGCTCGTGAGTTTGCGACGGCCCTCCACGCAGAGTTCCCCGGCAAGATGCTCGCGTACAACTGCTCGCCCAGCTTCAACTGGTCCGCTGCGCTCAACGAAAAGCAGATCGCAACGTTCCAGCAGGAGCTCGCGGACCTCGGCTACCGGTTCCAGTTCATCACCCTGGCCGGGTTCCACGCCCTCAACCACTCGATGTACCAGCTGGCGACCGGGTACGCAGAGCGTGCCATGACCGCCTATGTCGAGCTCCAGGACGCCGAGTTCGCCGCAGAGGCACACGGCTACACCGCCACAAAGCACCAGCGTGAGGTGGGAACCGGCTACTTCGACCACGTGTCGACGGCTCTCAACCCCGAGGCGTCGACCCTCGCGCTCGTCGGCTCCACCGAAGCCGAGCAGTTCCACTAA
- a CDS encoding ABC transporter ATP-binding protein: MIIAESLTKRYGTTTAVDNVSFQARPHRITGFLGPNGSGKSTTMRMLLGLSTPTSGRARILGVPFTDIPNPGRHVGVLLDASAQHRGRTGRETLAIAAQLMGLDAVSVDRALERTGLTPKEAKRRVGGYSLGMRQRLGIAQALLGEPAVLILDEPANGLDPSGIRWMRDLLRSFADDGGTVLLSSHLLSEIEHLADDFVIMGAGRVVASGTRDELLTGESALEDLFFHATSGTSREGDAR; this comes from the coding sequence ATGATCATCGCAGAATCACTCACGAAGAGATACGGAACGACCACCGCCGTCGACAACGTGTCGTTTCAGGCGCGGCCCCACCGCATCACGGGGTTCCTTGGCCCGAACGGCTCCGGGAAGTCGACGACGATGCGCATGCTCCTGGGGCTGTCGACCCCCACATCGGGCCGGGCGCGAATCCTCGGCGTGCCCTTCACGGACATCCCCAATCCCGGCCGGCACGTGGGAGTTCTGCTCGACGCGTCGGCGCAGCACCGTGGGCGAACGGGACGGGAGACCCTGGCGATTGCAGCGCAGCTGATGGGGCTCGATGCCGTCTCCGTCGACCGCGCGCTTGAACGCACGGGCCTGACACCGAAAGAAGCGAAACGCCGCGTGGGCGGCTACTCGCTGGGGATGCGCCAGCGGTTGGGGATCGCGCAGGCGCTCCTGGGGGAACCTGCCGTTCTGATCCTCGATGAGCCCGCCAACGGGCTTGACCCGTCGGGCATCCGATGGATGCGCGATCTCTTGCGCTCCTTCGCCGACGACGGGGGAACGGTGCTGTTGTCATCCCATCTGCTCAGCGAGATCGAACACCTCGCCGACGATTTCGTGATCATGGGTGCCGGCCGCGTCGTCGCCAGCGGAACGCGGGACGAACTGCTGACCGGTGAGAGCGCCCTCGAAGATCTGTTTTTCCATGCAACATCAGGCACAAGCCGCGAAGGAGACGCACGATGA
- a CDS encoding response regulator produces the protein MSDNIRVAIVDDDPLVRAGLRMILGGDAGIALVGEAEDGGQAITMVAETLPDVVLMDIRMPRLDGIQAARHIAASGSHARIIMLTTFDTDDMVMTSLRDGAAGFLLKDTPPPDLVAAVHRVAAGESILSPSVTRQVIRAATAPARNDDARAMMETLTERERDVAIAVARGLSNADIAAELFLGVATVKTHIGRLFTKLEVSNRVQLARRVHDARL, from the coding sequence ATGAGCGACAACATCCGCGTGGCGATCGTCGACGATGATCCTCTCGTGCGCGCTGGCCTCCGGATGATCCTGGGCGGCGACGCCGGCATCGCCCTCGTTGGCGAAGCAGAAGACGGCGGACAGGCGATCACCATGGTTGCCGAAACACTTCCCGATGTGGTGCTGATGGACATCCGTATGCCGCGGCTCGACGGCATCCAGGCCGCTCGCCACATCGCCGCGAGCGGTTCACACGCGCGGATAATCATGCTCACAACGTTCGACACGGACGACATGGTGATGACGTCGCTCCGCGATGGTGCGGCAGGCTTCCTGCTGAAGGACACACCGCCGCCGGATCTCGTCGCCGCCGTTCACCGCGTTGCGGCCGGAGAGTCGATTCTCTCGCCCAGCGTGACCCGTCAGGTTATTCGAGCGGCGACCGCTCCCGCACGCAATGACGATGCGCGCGCGATGATGGAAACGCTGACCGAGCGCGAGCGTGACGTGGCCATCGCGGTCGCGCGAGGGCTGTCGAACGCGGATATCGCCGCCGAGCTCTTCCTCGGTGTTGCGACGGTCAAAACGCACATCGGTCGTTTGTTCACCAAGCTGGAGGTGTCGAATCGTGTTCAGCTGGCCCGGCGCGTTCACGATGCCAGGCTTTAG